The following coding sequences are from one Gossypium raimondii isolate GPD5lz chromosome 4, ASM2569854v1, whole genome shotgun sequence window:
- the LOC105766692 gene encoding uncharacterized protein LOC105766692 — protein MSWSNIGNWFKTRVTLKNLFRLFLGQLVSFVLALMSFTSSLIASLGVDAPITQTSFTYFALAVVYGSILLYRGQKLRIPWYWYLALGFVDVQGNYLVNKAFQFSSITSVTLLDCWTIVWAIFLTYFFIGTRYSLWQLGGAALCVLGLGLVLLSDAGVGGGGGSKPILGDALVIAGTLFFAMSNVGEEFCVKKKDRIEVVSMIGLFGMLVSGVELSIFELKSLESVTWSTNIILGFAGYTFSSFMFYTITPFVLKLSGATMFNLSLLTSDMWAVVVRILFYRQQVDWLYFVAFGVVVIGLVTYSTTEKVPATVVEDGSQSVEYQELNAESRDEC, from the exons ATGAGCTGGAGTAATATCGGCAACTGGTTCAAAACTCGAGTAACTTTGAAGAATTTGTTCAGGCTTTTTCTGGGCCAACTTGTTTCTTTCGTTCTTGCACTTATGAGCTTTACTTCTTCTTTGATAGCCAGTCTTG GTGTGGATGCGCCTATCACTCAGACTTCCTTCACTTACTTCGCTTTAGCTGTGGTTTATGGTAGCATCTTGCTCTATAGGGGTCAAAAGCTAAGG ATTCCTTGGTATTGGTATCTCGCCCTCGGCTTTGTTGATGTTCAAGGGAATTATCTTG ttAACAAAGCCTTCCAGTTCTCCTCAATCACGAGTGTGACACTGTTGGACTGCTGGACCATCGTATGGGCAATatttctcacatatttcttcATAGGCACTAGATATTCTCTATGGCAGCTAGGGGGTGCTGCTCTTTGTGTGCTTGGCCTTGGTCTAGTGCTCCTCTCCGATGCAGGGGTGGGCGGTGGAG GTGGTTCGAAACCAATTCTTGGAGATGCACTAGTAATTGCTGGCACTCTCTTCTTTGCCATGAGCAATGTTGGTGAG GAATTTTGTGTTAAGAAGAAAGACCGAATCGAAGTGGTTTCGATGATTGGTCTTTTTGGGATGCTAGTGAGCGGTGTCGAATT ATCCATATTTGAGCTAAAGAGCCTGGAATCTGTAACATGGTCTACAAATATA ATACTAGGCTTTGCTGGATATACCTTTTCAAGTTTCATGTTCTACACTATCACGCCCTTTGTTCTCAAG TTGAGTGGAGCCACGATGTTTAATCTGTCGCTGTTGACGTCTGATATGTGGGCTGTGGTGGTTCGCATCCTTTTCTATCGCCAGCAG GTTGATTGGCTATATTTTGTTGCATTTGGAGTTGTAGTGATCGGACTCGTCACCTATTCGACAAC TGAAAAGGTCCCTGCAACAGTGGTTGAGGATGGAAGCCAGAGTGTTGAATACCAAGAGCTAAATGCTGAATCAAGAGACGAGTGTTGA